From Drosophila yakuba strain Tai18E2 chromosome 2L, Prin_Dyak_Tai18E2_2.1, whole genome shotgun sequence, one genomic window encodes:
- the LOC6528489 gene encoding tRNA (adenine(37)-N6)-methyltransferase isoform X2 yields MHEDDLKSQLTIARNEINNLRQQVRNLQHVQRKDIETITRLLQDFRCEGCANNNKSAKDKVAGEKQEHQQQTPDHQTGQGQSNHTNGGNSFGEDYAHFRPIGVIRTAFPEKRAVPRQSIVGSRLRGIIQLNDGVFTNPEHSLEGLADFSHLWVIYHFHRNNAHPKAKVAPPRLGGERVGVFSTRSPHRPCPIGLSLVEIEKIENATISFFGTDMVDGTPVLDIKPYIPHYDAPSLSVDSGRTSVGPHESSLDFYDSRQEPDGEESDLELYGAAGYSGNSGIGADAILPPPSAVRVPNWVVASNRLSVTFNEHAEAQLSELQVKKQCIVDILEADPRSVYLRTKYGSQIFTFQLREVTVTCKFDDKAGTVTVVQVRRNENVQVTALDGDLRSA; encoded by the exons ATGCACGAGGATGATCTAAAGAGTCAGTTGACCATTGCGCGGAACGAGATCAACAATCTCAG GCAGCAAGTGCGCAATCTGCAGCATGTGCAGCGCAAGGACATTGAGACGATAACCCGCCTGCTGCAGGACTTCCGCTGCGAGGGGTGTgcgaacaacaacaagagcgcCAAGGACAAGGTCGCCGGCGAGAAGCaggagcaccagcagcagacGCCAGACCACCAGACGGGTCAAGGTCAG AGCAACCATACCAATGGAGGGAACAGCTTTGGAGAGGATTACGCCCACTTTCGGCCCATCGGAGTGATCCGGACAGCCTTCCCAGAGAAGCGGGCCGTGCCCAGGCAGTCAATTGTGGGCAGTCGCCTGCGCGGTATCATCCAACTGAACGACGGTGTGTTCACCAATCCGGAGCACTCCTTGGAGGGACTGGCCGACTTCTCGCATCTGTGGGTCATCTACCATTTCCACCGCAACAATGCCCACCCCAAGGCTAAAGTGGCGCCCCCCCGTCTCGGGGGCGAGCGGGTGGGTGTGTTTTCTACTCGATCACCACACCGCCCGTGTCCAATTGGGCTCTCATTGGTGGAAATTGAAAAGATCGAAAACGCCACCATCAGTTTCTTTGGTACGGACATGGTAGACGGCACACCGGTGTTAGACATTAAGCCCTACATTCCACATTACGATGCACCATCCTTGAGCGTTGACTCAG GAAGAACCTCTGTTGGTCCGCATGAGAGCAGCCTGGACTTCTACGATTCCAGGCAGGAGCCTGACGGAGAGGAATCGGACCTGGAACTGTACGGAGCAGCTGGATACAGCGGGAACTCGGGCATTGGAGCTGATGCCATTCTGCCGCCACCAAGCGCCGTGCGAGTGCCCAACTGGGTAGTGGCCAGCAATAGACTTAGCGTGACTTTTAACGAACATGCCGAGGCGCAGCTATCGGAGCTGCAGGTGAAGAAGCAGTGCATCGTGGACATTCTGGAGGCGGATCCGCGCTCCGTTTACTTGCGCACAAAATACGGCTCGCAAATATTTACCTTCCAGCTGCGGGAGGTCACGGTGACGTGCAAATTCGATGACAAGGCCGGCACGGTGACCGTGGTTCAGGTTCGGCGTAACGAGAATGTGCAGGTTACCGCCCTCGACGGCGACCTGCGCAGCGCCTAA
- the LOC6528489 gene encoding tRNA (adenine(37)-N6)-methyltransferase isoform X1 — protein sequence MHEDDLKSQLTIARNEINNLRQQVRNLQHVQRKDIETITRLLQDFRCEGCANNNKSAKDKVAGEKQEHQQQTPDHQTGQGQSNHTNGGNSFGEDYAHFRPIGVIRTAFPEKRAVPRQSIVGSRLRGIIQLNDGVFTNPEHSLEGLADFSHLWVIYHFHRNNAHPKAKVAPPRLGGERVGVFSTRSPHRPCPIGLSLVEIEKIENATISFFGTDMVDGTPVLDIKPYIPHYDAPSLSVDSGTLDVHQAEMQHKFLFRTGRTSVGPHESSLDFYDSRQEPDGEESDLELYGAAGYSGNSGIGADAILPPPSAVRVPNWVVASNRLSVTFNEHAEAQLSELQVKKQCIVDILEADPRSVYLRTKYGSQIFTFQLREVTVTCKFDDKAGTVTVVQVRRNENVQVTALDGDLRSA from the exons ATGCACGAGGATGATCTAAAGAGTCAGTTGACCATTGCGCGGAACGAGATCAACAATCTCAG GCAGCAAGTGCGCAATCTGCAGCATGTGCAGCGCAAGGACATTGAGACGATAACCCGCCTGCTGCAGGACTTCCGCTGCGAGGGGTGTgcgaacaacaacaagagcgcCAAGGACAAGGTCGCCGGCGAGAAGCaggagcaccagcagcagacGCCAGACCACCAGACGGGTCAAGGTCAG AGCAACCATACCAATGGAGGGAACAGCTTTGGAGAGGATTACGCCCACTTTCGGCCCATCGGAGTGATCCGGACAGCCTTCCCAGAGAAGCGGGCCGTGCCCAGGCAGTCAATTGTGGGCAGTCGCCTGCGCGGTATCATCCAACTGAACGACGGTGTGTTCACCAATCCGGAGCACTCCTTGGAGGGACTGGCCGACTTCTCGCATCTGTGGGTCATCTACCATTTCCACCGCAACAATGCCCACCCCAAGGCTAAAGTGGCGCCCCCCCGTCTCGGGGGCGAGCGGGTGGGTGTGTTTTCTACTCGATCACCACACCGCCCGTGTCCAATTGGGCTCTCATTGGTGGAAATTGAAAAGATCGAAAACGCCACCATCAGTTTCTTTGGTACGGACATGGTAGACGGCACACCGGTGTTAGACATTAAGCCCTACATTCCACATTACGATGCACCATCCTTGAGCGTTGACTCAGGTACGTTGGACGTACATCAAGCAGAAATGCAACATAAGTTCTTGTTCCGGACAGGAAGAACCTCTGTTGGTCCGCATGAGAGCAGCCTGGACTTCTACGATTCCAGGCAGGAGCCTGACGGAGAGGAATCGGACCTGGAACTGTACGGAGCAGCTGGATACAGCGGGAACTCGGGCATTGGAGCTGATGCCATTCTGCCGCCACCAAGCGCCGTGCGAGTGCCCAACTGGGTAGTGGCCAGCAATAGACTTAGCGTGACTTTTAACGAACATGCCGAGGCGCAGCTATCGGAGCTGCAGGTGAAGAAGCAGTGCATCGTGGACATTCTGGAGGCGGATCCGCGCTCCGTTTACTTGCGCACAAAATACGGCTCGCAAATATTTACCTTCCAGCTGCGGGAGGTCACGGTGACGTGCAAATTCGATGACAAGGCCGGCACGGTGACCGTGGTTCAGGTTCGGCGTAACGAGAATGTGCAGGTTACCGCCCTCGACGGCGACCTGCGCAGCGCCTAA
- the LOC6528490 gene encoding ubiquitin-like-conjugating enzyme ATG10 yields the protein MGDLSWKDFLSQAKQFLEISQKLDDNWVLEQKDSSEPNIYLKCSQKIKCQSGKNNAVELFSVEYHVVYSVSYQVPMLFFQAHRSDGSLLDVEATWKLFMPESKASDLHQILTQMDHPVLFRPFMALHPCRTADVLKQFGKPSGNQVLSFISLYGPHVQLHLQNAYGLSQEYT from the exons ATGGGCGACTTGAGCTGGAAAGATTTCTTGAGCCAGGCTAAGCAGTTCCTTGAAATTTCCCAGAAGTTGGATGATAATTGGGTACTGGAGCAAAAG GACTCGAGTGAACCCAACATCTACCTCAAATGTAGTCAAAAGATTAAATGCCAAAGTGGCAAAAATAACGCTGTGGAGTTGTTTAGTGTGGAGTATCACGTGGTCTACAGTGTTTCCTATCAAGTACCAATGTTGTTTTTCCAAGCACACAGATCAG ATGGAAGTCTTCTGGATGTCGAGGCCACCTGGAAACTGTTCATGCCCGAATCGAAGGCCAGCGATCTCCACCAGATACTCACACAGATGGACCATCCCGTGCTGTTCCGACCTTTCATGGCACTGCATCCATGCCGCACAGCTGACGTGCTAAAGCAGTTCGGAAAGCCCAGCGGCAACCAGGTTCTCTCCTTCATCAGCCTGTACGGACCACACGTGCAGTTGCACCTGCAAAATGCCTACGGCTTAAGCCAAGAGTATAcgtaa